Proteins found in one Hippopotamus amphibius kiboko isolate mHipAmp2 chromosome 12, mHipAmp2.hap2, whole genome shotgun sequence genomic segment:
- the LAMP5 gene encoding LOW QUALITY PROTEIN: lysosome-associated membrane glycoprotein 5 (The sequence of the model RefSeq protein was modified relative to this genomic sequence to represent the inferred CDS: deleted 1 base in 1 codon): MHKGDQPYGERLKPNFQWFPGNQTLDGPRIEAFPHCGFRNPSPNPRPFLGALGGRVLFSAAADSEAQGEEEVPGALTTSTALTAPRSSETRDKALVPRAENQRRENFPFGEGGESRGIPTVFFRCGASQSPLLGLPSEKSSAAGPRLRVPSTWDLTPGGEGAQDHRPERGPSVERRPLPPQLRWSLSRVSKPCHVPERSKDRPALGEDARARRGCLSVPGCGAQHPLDFCPGSWTGHFSSGADTTLAAGFGAGVELTFASFPLTATPGGAARWRPTLVPGAHVFPRLRSPRTPGGPAAAPSSRRAGRSSRVCSPQPQPRQAPDLEQPGPCASVPTQSTRSRGQLPGRAVLFSAVSGLSFSLPGSVLYSIHSKSARAHGTRAPSLLPLGAPAPRSPRLTPAATLRDSLSSGLCSSTSGLIHCSASMHLRGRAVLGMDRLRVLLMLFHTMAPIMAEQEVENLSGLSTNPEKDIFVVRENGTTCLMAEFAAKFIVPYDVWASNYVDLITEQADISLTRGAEVKGRCGHNESELQVFWVDRAYALKMLFVKESHNTSKGPETTWRLSKVQFVYDSSEKTHFKDAVSAGKHTANSHHLSALVTPAGKSYECQAQQTISLASSDPQKTVTMILSAVHIQPFDIISDFVFSEEHKCPVDEREQLEETLPLILGLILGLVIVVTLVIYHIHHKMTANQVQIPRDRSQYKHMG; this comes from the exons GTTCCCAGGGAACCAGACTTTAGATGGACCCAGAATTGAGGCTTTCCCACACTGCGGCTTTCGCAACCCGTCTCCCAACCCACGGCCCTTTCTGGGGGCACTCGGAGGCCGAGTTCTGTTCTCCGCAGCAGCGGACTCAGAGGCccaaggagaggaggaggtgcCTGGAGCTCTGACAACCTCCACTGCACTCACAGCCCCGAGGTCCTCAGAGACCAGAGACAAGGCCCTTGTTCCCAGAGCAGAAAACCAGAGGAGAGAGAACTTCCCCTTTGGGGAGGGAGG ggaaTCTCGAGGGATCCCCACAGTGTTTTTCAGGTGTGGGGCCTCCCAGAGTCCTCTCCTGGGCCTCCCATCAGAGAAGAGCAGCGCCGCAGGCCCCCGGCTCCGCGTGCCGTCCACGTGGGACCTCAccccggggggggagggggcgcaggATCACCGTCCGGAGCGGGGACCCTCCGTGGAGAGGAGGCCCCTG CCGCCTCAGCTTCGATGGTCTCTCAGCAGAGTTTCAAAACCTTGCCACGTCCCAGAGCGGTCCAAGGACCGACCCGCGCTCGGAGAGGATGCCCGCGCGCGGCGAGGATGCCTGAGCGTCCCTGGCTGTGGGGCGCAGCATCCTCTCGACTTCTGCCCTGGAAGCTGGACAGGGCATTTTTCCTCCGGTGCGGATACCACCCTGGcag CCGGCTTTGGAGCGGGCGTGGAGCTCACCTTTGCAAGTTTCCCTCTCACCGCTACACCGGGAGGGGCTGCGCGGTGGCGTCCAACGCTGGTGCCAGGCGCCCACGTCTTTCCCAGGCTGAGGTCGCCGCGAACTCCAGGCGGCCCGGCCGCAGCGCCCAGCTCTCGTCGTGCGGGCAGAAGCAGTCGGGTCTGCAGTccgcagccccagccccgccAAGCTCCAGACCTTGAGCAACCAGGCCCATGTGCCTCAGTGCCCACCCAAAG CACTCGCAGCCGTGGACAGCTCCCTGGCCGCGCGGTCCTTTTCTCTGCAGTGAGCGGGCTCTCGTTCAGCCTGCCCGGGTCGGTG CTGTACTCCATTCACTCCAAGTCCGCCCGCGCACACGGAACACgcgctccctccctccttcctctcggTGCCCCCGCCCCTCGCTCACCCCGGCTCACTCCTGCGGCGACTTTGAGGGATTCCCTCTCGAGCGGCCTCTGCAGCAGCACCTCTGGCCTTATTCACTGCTCAGCTAGCATGCATCTCCGAGGAAGAGCCGTTCTAGGCATGGACAGACTTCGAGTTCTTCTGATGCTGTTCC ATACAATGGCTCCAATCATGGCAGAACAAGAAGTGGAAAATCTCTCAGGCCTTTCCACTAACCCTGAAAAAGATATATTTGTGGTGCGGGAAAATGGGACGACGTGTCTCATGGCAGAGTTTGCAGCCAAATTTATTGTCCCTTATGATGTGTGGGCCAGCAATTATGTGGAT CTGATCACGGAACAGGCTGATATCTCACTGACCCGGGGAGCTGAGGTGAAGGGCCGCTGTGGCCACAACGAATCGGAGCTGCAGGTGTTCTGGGTGGATCGCGCGTACGCACTCAAAATGCTGTTTGTAAAG GAAAGTCACAACACGTCCAAGGGACCCGAGACTACGTGGAGGCTGAGCAAGGTCCAGTTTGTCTACGACTCCTCGGAGAAGACCCATTTTAAAGACGCAGTCAGTG CCGGGAAGCACACAGCCAACTCGCATCACCTCTCTGCCTTGGTCACCCCAGCCGGGAAGTCCTATGAATGTCAAGCTCAGCAGACCATTTCACTAGCCTCCAGCGATCCGCAGAAGACGGTCACCATGATCCTGTCCGCGGTCCACATCCAGCCCTTTGACATCATCTCTGATTTTGTCTTCAGTGAAG AGCATAAATGCCCAGTGGACGAGcgggagcagctggaggaaacTTTGCCCCTAATTTTGGGACTCATCTTGGGCCTCGTCATTGTAGTAACGCTGGTGATTTACCACATCCATCACAAAATGACTGCCAACCAGGTCCAGATCCCTAGGGACCGATCCCAATATAAGCACATGGGCTAG